Below is a window of Thermodesulfomicrobium sp. WS DNA.
CCCTGCAGGGCTCATGTTCGAAGAACCGCTGCGCGCCTTGGGGTGCGCGGTCATTCCCGCAGGCCCCGGCAACACGGCGACCCAGCTCGATATCATGCGGAAACTCCGCGTGACAGGGTACATCGGCACGCCCAGCTATCTCATGCATCTTGCCCAAAAGGCCGAAGAGAAGGGCATGAATCTGCGCAAAGACCTCTTCTTGGAAGTGGCCTTTGTCACCGGTGAGCGATTTTCGGAAAAACTTCGCTCCACCATCGAAAAGAAGTTCGACCTCATCATGCGTCAGGGATACGGCACCGCAGACGTGGGATGCATCGGCTACGAGTGTTTCCACAAGACCGGACTGCATATCGCCGGCCGCGCCTATGTGGAAATCTGCCATCCTGATACCGGTATCCCCCTCAAGGATGGGGAAACGGGCGAGATCGTGGTCACGGTGTTCAATAAAACCTACCCCTTGATCCGCCTGGCTACAGGCGATCTGTCGTACATCGACCGCTCGCCGTGTCCATGCGGCCGCACCAGCCCGCGGCTGGGGGCCATTGTGGGACGCGTGGACACCACGGCGCGCATCAAGGGAATGTTTGTCTACCCGCATCAGGTGGAGCAGGTGCTCTCCGGCTTCGAGGAGATCAAGAGATGGCAGATCGAGGTTACGAACCCCGGTGGTGTGGACGAAATGACGCTCATCATCGAGTCCGCCCAGTTCAAACGCGAAGAAGAATTGCAGCTGCTTTTCCGGGAAAAGATCAAGATTCGGCCGGTGGTCAAGGTGGTGCCTCCGGGGACGCTGCCGCCGCAGATCCGCGCCATCGAAGACAAACGTTCATGGGATTAGCCTGGGGGCTCCTCGTGGGGCTCCTCTTGAGCCTTGGGGCGTGCGCGCCGCACGCCCCAAAGCCCCTGCAGGAAACGCCCGAACGCGGCCTTCTCTCCGCCCAAGGGACGCCCCTCAGTGCTTCCGCCCTTACGGCCATGGCCGCGCAGGCCGACTACATCCTCATTGGCGAGACCCACGCCAATCCATGTGACCACGCCGCTGCCGCCGAGATCCTCCACGCCTTGGCTGGGGCGGGGATACGCTTCGACCTTGGGTTGGAGATGCTCCCCCGGGAAAGCCAGCCATTTCTCGACCAGCACCCCTCCCGCGAGGACCTCGCCCGGCATTGGGATGCCGCCTGGGGCTATCCCTTCACCCTTTACGCGCCCGTACTGGATGCCGCCCGCGCCCACGGGGCTCGGCTGGTGGGCCTCAACGTGCCCTGGGCACTTGTGCAGGACTTCCGCGACGGTCGCCTCGCCCCAGACCACCCGGCGCTGCCGCGCGCCCTCATCCCCCCCTGCCCGGAACAAGAGCGCGGGCTCGCCGAGCAGTTTGCCCTGCATCAGAAAATGCGGCCGGAATCGGCCACCAAGCTGAGCGACTTCCTCCGCGTACAGTCTCTGTGGGACTCGGTCATGGCCGAAACCGCCATCCAATGGCGCCGCCAGCACCACAGGCCCGTGGTCATCCTGACTGGCGCCGGCCACGTGGAGCGCGGCTTTGGGATCCCCTACCGTATCGCCGCCTTGGAGCCCGAGGCGAAGATGCTCGCCATCCTGCCCTGGCGCGATGCCTCGAGCCAAGAGGAGGCCGTGTCCTCCTGCACCCCGCACCTGCGCACGGCCTTCTTCGTCTGCCCGCCCACCCAGCACAGCCGTCTGGGCATGCTCCTCGACTTCCGGGACACCATCACCGTGCAGCGCGTGGAGCCTGGGTCGCGGGCCGAGGCCATGGGACTTCAGGCAGGCGACCGCATCGTTGCCGTCGGCGGCACGCCGGTGCACACGGCCGAAGACCTCCACAGCGCCGCCGCGACTGCCGCACGCCGCGGGGAGGCCATGCGTTTCACCGTGGAGCGCCACGGGCAGACCATCACCCTCACCATGCCGCCGCGCTGATGCCCGAACTGCCGGAAGTGGAAACCATCGCCCGGGGCTTGCGGGCCACCATCGTCGGCCGCACCATCCACAAGGCCCAGGCCCTGCACCCCCGGATCGTGCGCTTCGCCGCGCCGCACGAAGCCGCAGGGAAAACCATCTGCGCCGTCGACCGGCGAGGCAAATTGCTGCGCATCCACCTGAGTGATGCGCGCATGCTCGTGGTCCATCTCAAGATGAGCGGGCGACTCTGGGTGGTGGCCGCAGGCACGGCACGGCCCGCCCACACCCATTTCGTCGCCGCCCTGGACGCAGGCACAGAGCTCGTCTTCGTGGACCCACGGCGCTTCGGCTTTGTGGGGCTTTTGGATGAAGCCGCCTGGAATAAATGGGAATTTGCCTGCACCCTGGGGCCAGAACCCCTGGAGAGCACGCCGCAGGACCTCGCCACGCGCCTGGACCTTCCCGCCAGCAAGCGCGCCATCAAGGCCGCCCTTCTCGACCAGCGCGTCATCGCCGGCGTGGGCAATATCTACGCGGATGAATCCCTCTTTGCCGCCAAAATCCACCCCACGACCCCGACAGGCACGCTCTCGGCAGCGCAGCGCCTGCGCCTGGCCTGCGCCGTGCAAGACGTGCTTCACGCCGCCATCGCCGCAGGCGGCAGCACCATCAACGACTACCGTAACGCCATGGGCGCGCCGGGCCTCTTTCAGGATCGCTTCGCCGTGTACGGCCGCGCCGGACTCCCCTGCCCGCAATGCGGGGCGCTTTTGACGCGCCTGCGTGTGGCCGGGCGGGGAACCGTGGTCTGCCCGCGCTGCCAGGGCACCGGTTCCGCCGCCCATGCCACCCCGCGCACCCGCTGATCGTGGAGAAACGCCCACGATCCGCGCTCCCCATCAATGCGCATTGGGGACGAAGAGCTTCTTGCCGTGGATGCGAAAGTCCCCCACGAACTGCTGCCCGCGCTCAGAAACGACCCAGTCCTGAAAACGCCGCGCCGCATCCGCCCGAACCTCGGGGCACCGATCCGCATTGACCAAGATGATGCTGTATTGATTGCGCAGCAACGGATCTCCTTCCACCATTTCCCCAAGGCCGCTCTGCGCCCCGTCCTTGGCCATGAAGGCGATCCACGTGGCCCGGTCCACCAGCGTGTAGCCTCGACGCTGGGCAGCCACACGCAAGGTCCCCAGCATGCCTTGCCCGGCGGAAAGGTATCGCCCAGAGTCTGCTGGTTCTGGAACTCCTGCCTTCTGCCACAGCGCCTTTTCGAGCATATGTGTCCCGGACTGATCGCCGCGGCTCACAAACACTCCTTGGCCCGCAGCCAGCTTGGAAAAGGCGGCCACGATGTCCGAGCCCCCACGCAACCCCAACGGGTCTTCCGTGGGGCCCACGAGCAGGAAGTCATTATAAAAGACCTCGCGCCGATCCTTGCCAAATCCATCGGCGATCCATCGCGCTTCCGCATCCGGAGCGTGCACCAACACCACATCGGCATTGCAATCTCCGGCAATGCGCAGCGCCTGGCCGGTACCCACGGCAACCCAGCGCAGTTCCACGCCAATTTCCTGCGCAAGCACCGGGGCCAAGGCATCGAGCAAGCCCGAGGCTTCTGCGCTCGTGGTGGTCGCCAAACGTAATGGTTCCGCCGCCGCCGGGCCTGCCCCAAGGCCAATGGCAAGCACAAGCATGGTCCACCCGCAGAGCACCCTCGCCCGAAAATCCGTTTTCCACATAGCCAACCTCCTTGCGTGCAAAATTGAATGTGCCCCAAAAAGCATAATTCATTCGGGCCGTCAACCCATTATTCCCATCTTGACACAACAAGAGCTGCTCCCGCAAAGAAAAGCCATGGATTTTCTTGCCACAATCTGTATTCAAGCACTCCATCTCCTCTTCTCCGGAGAGCCGGATACCATGGCCGCCATCCGTGCGACGCTGCGCAGCAGTTTTGCCGCGCTGGCG
It encodes the following:
- a CDS encoding AMP-binding protein, which encodes MTRKDRTEGIFSRREVLDSTERQKYYQIQLKELLTYAYRYSEDVKKRFDRAQFSVEKFRDLIDLKHVPILKKKELIFLQSMGPRLGGLLTKDLGDLRRIFLSPGPIFDPEDRGDDYWGWTESFYATGFRSGDVVQNTFNYHLAPAGLMFEEPLRALGCAVIPAGPGNTATQLDIMRKLRVTGYIGTPSYLMHLAQKAEEKGMNLRKDLFLEVAFVTGERFSEKLRSTIEKKFDLIMRQGYGTADVGCIGYECFHKTGLHIAGRAYVEICHPDTGIPLKDGETGEIVVTVFNKTYPLIRLATGDLSYIDRSPCPCGRTSPRLGAIVGRVDTTARIKGMFVYPHQVEQVLSGFEEIKRWQIEVTNPGGVDEMTLIIESAQFKREEELQLLFREKIKIRPVVKVVPPGTLPPQIRAIEDKRSWD
- a CDS encoding ChaN family lipoprotein, translated to MGLAWGLLVGLLLSLGACAPHAPKPLQETPERGLLSAQGTPLSASALTAMAAQADYILIGETHANPCDHAAAAEILHALAGAGIRFDLGLEMLPRESQPFLDQHPSREDLARHWDAAWGYPFTLYAPVLDAARAHGARLVGLNVPWALVQDFRDGRLAPDHPALPRALIPPCPEQERGLAEQFALHQKMRPESATKLSDFLRVQSLWDSVMAETAIQWRRQHHRPVVILTGAGHVERGFGIPYRIAALEPEAKMLAILPWRDASSQEEAVSSCTPHLRTAFFVCPPTQHSRLGMLLDFRDTITVQRVEPGSRAEAMGLQAGDRIVAVGGTPVHTAEDLHSAAATAARRGEAMRFTVERHGQTITLTMPPR
- the mutM gene encoding bifunctional DNA-formamidopyrimidine glycosylase/DNA-(apurinic or apyrimidinic site) lyase; the protein is MPELPEVETIARGLRATIVGRTIHKAQALHPRIVRFAAPHEAAGKTICAVDRRGKLLRIHLSDARMLVVHLKMSGRLWVVAAGTARPAHTHFVAALDAGTELVFVDPRRFGFVGLLDEAAWNKWEFACTLGPEPLESTPQDLATRLDLPASKRAIKAALLDQRVIAGVGNIYADESLFAAKIHPTTPTGTLSAAQRLRLACAVQDVLHAAIAAGGSTINDYRNAMGAPGLFQDRFAVYGRAGLPCPQCGALLTRLRVAGRGTVVCPRCQGTGSAAHATPRTR
- a CDS encoding substrate-binding domain-containing protein; amino-acid sequence: MWKTDFRARVLCGWTMLVLAIGLGAGPAAAEPLRLATTTSAEASGLLDALAPVLAQEIGVELRWVAVGTGQALRIAGDCNADVVLVHAPDAEARWIADGFGKDRREVFYNDFLLVGPTEDPLGLRGGSDIVAAFSKLAAGQGVFVSRGDQSGTHMLEKALWQKAGVPEPADSGRYLSAGQGMLGTLRVAAQRRGYTLVDRATWIAFMAKDGAQSGLGEMVEGDPLLRNQYSIILVNADRCPEVRADAARRFQDWVVSERGQQFVGDFRIHGKKLFVPNAH